One Lysinibacillus sp. OF-1 DNA segment encodes these proteins:
- a CDS encoding GNAT family N-acetyltransferase yields MILANEKLFLREFTPHDWIDVHKYASQEIVCRYQTWGPNTEEDSKEFIQDALDEARQTPRERYVFAIIYQETLIGSVEIMIRDFTNKVGEIGYIVNPDYWGKGVATQSAKLVITFGFDTLKLHRIYATCDPRNIGSSKVLEKVGMAKEGILRENMLMKDGIWRDSFLYSVLKQEWSS; encoded by the coding sequence GTGATACTTGCAAATGAAAAATTATTTTTAAGGGAATTCACGCCACATGACTGGATTGATGTTCATAAATATGCCTCACAGGAGATTGTTTGTAGGTATCAAACATGGGGACCGAATACAGAGGAGGATTCAAAAGAATTCATTCAGGATGCACTCGATGAAGCAAGACAAACACCAAGGGAAAGATATGTTTTTGCTATTATTTATCAAGAAACTTTAATAGGTTCGGTTGAGATAATGATTAGGGATTTCACGAATAAGGTGGGGGAAATTGGCTATATTGTTAACCCTGACTATTGGGGGAAGGGAGTAGCAACGCAGAGTGCTAAATTAGTGATCACTTTCGGTTTTGACACATTAAAGCTCCATCGTATTTATGCAACATGTGACCCAAGAAACATTGGATCATCAAAGGTTTTAGAAAAGGTTGGAATGGCCAAAGAAGGAATATTACGTGAAAATATGTTAATGAAAGACGGTATTTGGCGAGATTCCTTCTTGTATAGTGTATTGAAGCAGGAATGGTCTTCATGA
- a CDS encoding DUF7668 domain-containing protein produces the protein MKNEDKQYALTVITNILKVMHNKEYENILNYVDECEVDDIGELFYYVQETLNLNGFDSFDEYGAPCNFHPKYEYSQINFYEFNDNSGFAVDYALTSNSKLADMCLQMEFLYTDDGLKSVFITVDPQ, from the coding sequence ATGAAAAATGAAGATAAACAATATGCTTTAACTGTTATTACTAATATATTAAAAGTAATGCACAATAAAGAATATGAAAACATTTTAAATTATGTGGATGAATGTGAAGTGGATGATATTGGTGAGTTATTCTATTATGTTCAAGAAACATTAAACTTAAATGGATTTGATTCATTTGATGAATATGGCGCTCCATGTAATTTCCACCCAAAATACGAATATTCACAAATCAACTTCTATGAATTCAATGATAATAGTGGATTTGCTGTTGATTATGCTTTAACTTCAAATTCAAAATTGGCAGATATGTGTTTACAAATGGAGTTTTTATATACGGATGACGGATTAAAAAGTGTTTTTATCACAGTTGACCCACAGTAA
- a CDS encoding diaminopimelate dehydrogenase, translating to MSAIRVGIVGYGNLGRGVEYAISQNPDMEVVAVFTRRDPSTVNVASNASVYLVDDAEKFQNDIDVMILCGGSATDLPEQGPHFAQWFNTIDSFDTHAKIPEFFDAVDAAAQKSGKVSVISVGWDPGLFSLNRLLGESVLPVGTTYTFWGDGLSQGHSDAVRRIEGVKNAVQYTLPIKEAVERVRNGENPELTTREKHARECWVVLEDGADAAKVEQEIVTMPNYFDEYNTTVNFISEDEFTANHTGMPHGGFVIRSGDSGANDKQILEFSLKLESNPNFTSSILVAYARAAHRLSQAGDKGAKTVFDIPFSLLSPKSAAELRKELL from the coding sequence ATGAGTGCAATTCGAGTAGGTATTGTAGGATATGGAAATTTAGGACGTGGTGTGGAGTATGCTATTTCACAAAATCCAGATATGGAAGTAGTAGCGGTGTTCACACGTCGTGATCCTTCAACAGTAAACGTAGCAAGCAATGCGAGCGTATATTTAGTAGATGACGCCGAAAAATTCCAAAACGACATTGATGTCATGATTTTATGTGGTGGCTCTGCAACAGATTTACCAGAACAAGGACCACATTTTGCACAATGGTTTAATACAATTGATAGCTTCGATACACATGCGAAAATTCCTGAATTTTTCGATGCTGTAGACGCAGCGGCACAAAAATCTGGTAAAGTGTCTGTTATCTCAGTTGGATGGGATCCAGGTTTATTCTCCTTAAATCGTCTACTAGGAGAATCCGTATTACCAGTTGGTACAACATATACATTCTGGGGCGATGGTTTAAGTCAAGGTCACTCAGATGCAGTACGTCGTATCGAAGGTGTTAAAAATGCTGTTCAATACACATTGCCAATTAAAGAAGCTGTAGAACGTGTACGTAATGGTGAAAACCCTGAATTAACAACACGTGAAAAACATGCACGTGAATGTTGGGTTGTGTTAGAAGACGGTGCAGATGCTGCAAAAGTGGAACAAGAAATTGTCACAATGCCTAACTATTTCGATGAATATAACACAACAGTTAACTTCATCTCTGAAGATGAATTTACAGCAAACCACACAGGTATGCCACATGGTGGTTTTGTCATTCGCAGTGGTGACAGTGGAGCAAACGATAAACAAATTCTCGAATTCTCATTAAAACTTGAAAGTAATCCAAACTTCACATCTAGTATATTAGTGGCTTATGCACGTGCTGCGCATCGTCTAAGTCAAGCTGGTGATAAAGGAGCGAAAACAGTATTTGATATTCCATTCAGTCTGCTTTCACCAAAATCAGCTGCTGAATTACGTAAAGAATTACTATAA
- a CDS encoding substrate-binding domain-containing protein — protein MKKRWYWFLLVMLAVVLVACSGEDTKDDATDADSSDGETKAVTAEGGTIKIGVLASLTGALESYGKQTQRGFDLGIEYATGGTMEVNGKKIEVVYEDTETKPEVAVQKATKLLEDDQVDFLVGSSSSGDTLAVLPLAEEYEKIMVVEPAVADSITGSEFNEYIFRTGRNSSQDAYAAAAAIAGKGVKIATFAPDYSFGWDGVNAFKTAAEKLGADIVLEEYADPAATDFTSNLQKVLDAKPDYLFVVWAGANSPWNQIADLKIQEKGIKISTGAPDIIALQFMNPLVGMEGFSVYYHTLPQNDVNKWLVEEHQKRFNEVPDLFTPGGMSAAIAIMEALKKSEGDADANKLIGIMEGMSFETPKGTMTFREEDHQALQSMYSIRLEQQDGVDYPVPVLIRELSPEETAPPVMN, from the coding sequence ATGAAGAAGCGGTGGTATTGGTTTCTTTTAGTAATGTTGGCTGTGGTGCTGGTAGCTTGTAGTGGGGAGGATACGAAGGATGATGCAACAGATGCAGATTCCTCCGATGGTGAGACAAAAGCGGTGACGGCGGAAGGAGGCACGATTAAGATTGGGGTGCTTGCTTCGTTAACGGGGGCGCTTGAATCATATGGGAAGCAGACGCAGCGGGGATTTGATTTAGGGATTGAGTATGCGACTGGTGGGACGATGGAGGTCAATGGTAAGAAAATCGAGGTTGTGTATGAGGATACGGAGACAAAGCCGGAGGTGGCCGTGCAGAAAGCAACAAAGCTATTAGAAGATGACCAGGTTGATTTTTTAGTAGGTTCTTCAAGTTCTGGTGATACCCTTGCTGTTCTACCGCTGGCAGAGGAGTATGAAAAAATTATGGTGGTGGAGCCTGCGGTGGCTGACAGTATTACAGGTTCTGAGTTTAATGAGTATATTTTCCGTACAGGTCGTAATTCATCACAGGATGCCTATGCAGCCGCGGCGGCTATTGCTGGTAAAGGTGTGAAGATTGCTACATTTGCCCCAGATTATTCGTTTGGCTGGGATGGGGTGAATGCGTTTAAAACGGCAGCGGAGAAATTAGGTGCTGACATTGTGTTAGAGGAGTATGCAGACCCAGCAGCAACAGACTTTACGTCTAATTTACAAAAGGTGCTAGATGCTAAGCCTGATTATTTATTCGTTGTCTGGGCAGGAGCAAATTCACCATGGAATCAAATCGCAGATCTTAAAATTCAAGAAAAGGGCATTAAAATTTCAACGGGAGCACCTGATATTATAGCGCTTCAATTTATGAATCCATTGGTTGGTATGGAAGGTTTTTCGGTGTATTACCACACGCTACCGCAAAATGATGTCAATAAATGGTTAGTTGAGGAACATCAAAAACGTTTCAATGAAGTACCTGACTTATTTACACCTGGCGGCATGTCTGCGGCGATTGCCATTATGGAGGCATTGAAAAAATCGGAGGGAGATGCAGATGCCAACAAGCTGATCGGCATAATGGAGGGGATGTCATTTGAGACACCAAAAGGTACGATGACGTTCCGTGAAGAGGACCATCAAGCCCTTCAATCGATGTATTCGATTCGCTTAGAGCAACAGGATGGCGTGGATTATCCAGTACCCGTACTTATTCGGGAGTTAAGTCCTGAGGAAACAGCACCACCTGTTATGAATTAA
- a CDS encoding MFS transporter — MNNQRWLSQNFFTFFITWGIFLPYWTGWLVDAKHLTVSQASVVMGCGLLARATSNLFFFPTLAKYVHNKRLITILAVGALLTALLYIPSTGFIALLIVTILFSVFYPALLPAVESSAATLVQHGNIHYGKSRSYGSFGFVIAVLIISMLTGVFGKNIIFWSMIIGLIGMLLMQQLATPKELLVVPTKEQRAKSLSMKTLWTIKGFPIVLFIVILLQGAHASYYSYGYIYLEDLQVDPFYMGMIINIAVICEILYFMKADTLLMKWRSSSLLLLAASGSSLRWLLIFMFPNVWVFIASQTLHALSFALAHFAFIRYLTKALPKEQIPNAQGLYSALAMGLSTAILTFLGGYLYEISPGLSFAAMLICTVPAIAILLLTRKKYQY; from the coding sequence ATGAACAATCAACGATGGCTTTCTCAGAATTTCTTTACATTTTTCATCACCTGGGGCATTTTCTTACCCTACTGGACAGGTTGGCTTGTGGATGCAAAACATCTGACAGTATCGCAGGCAAGTGTTGTAATGGGCTGTGGGCTACTAGCTCGTGCCACGTCCAATCTTTTCTTCTTTCCAACCCTTGCAAAATATGTACACAATAAACGTCTTATTACGATTTTAGCAGTAGGTGCTCTACTAACTGCATTACTTTATATTCCAAGCACTGGCTTTATCGCATTATTAATCGTGACCATTTTATTTAGTGTCTTTTATCCAGCACTATTACCTGCTGTGGAAAGTAGTGCAGCAACGCTTGTCCAGCATGGCAATATTCACTACGGCAAAAGCCGTTCCTATGGTTCCTTCGGGTTTGTGATTGCTGTATTAATTATTAGTATGCTGACGGGCGTTTTCGGCAAAAACATTATCTTTTGGAGCATGATTATTGGGTTGATTGGCATGTTACTTATGCAGCAATTAGCCACTCCAAAGGAATTACTTGTTGTGCCAACAAAAGAACAACGTGCGAAATCATTATCGATGAAGACTTTATGGACTATCAAGGGCTTCCCGATTGTCTTATTTATCGTAATTTTATTACAGGGTGCACATGCCTCTTATTATAGCTATGGTTATATTTATTTAGAAGACTTACAGGTTGACCCATTCTATATGGGCATGATTATTAACATCGCAGTAATTTGCGAAATCCTATACTTTATGAAGGCCGATACATTATTGATGAAGTGGCGTTCATCGTCATTATTGCTCTTAGCAGCAAGCGGCTCTTCCCTGCGCTGGTTACTTATCTTTATGTTCCCGAATGTCTGGGTATTTATTGCTTCACAAACCTTGCATGCATTATCCTTTGCACTAGCACATTTCGCTTTTATCCGCTACTTAACGAAAGCTCTACCAAAGGAACAAATTCCAAATGCACAAGGTCTCTATTCCGCATTAGCCATGGGCTTAAGTACAGCAATCCTTACGTTTTTAGGGGGATATTTATACGAAATATCTCCTGGCCTGTCCTTTGCAGCCATGCTTATTTGTACAGTGCCTGCCATCGCTATTTTGCTGCTGACGCGCAAAAAATATCAATATTAA
- the yeiL gene encoding transcriptional regulator YeiL: MHILTAEARTQYLEKYPIDDFFSFAIDPYLEVCQFDKGEWIFQEGSFPDTLYYMIEGKAKLYMTHKNGKVSLIEYLEAPRFMGEIELLNEARYTKGIQTVTKTICYSITQACKEKLLVDALFLRRLCVFLGEKATNMTSKYTQNQAYPFENRLAAFIQLSADQGVYKEKHTEICEYLGVSYRHLLYVLAQFCEEKILEKRKTGYHIIDEKRLAQLAQEIQ; this comes from the coding sequence ATGCATATTCTAACAGCTGAAGCACGTACCCAATATCTTGAAAAATATCCGATAGATGATTTTTTCTCATTTGCTATCGATCCTTATCTGGAAGTGTGTCAATTTGACAAAGGAGAGTGGATTTTTCAGGAAGGCTCCTTTCCAGATACATTGTATTACATGATAGAAGGCAAGGCGAAGCTCTATATGACGCATAAAAATGGCAAGGTTTCACTAATTGAATATTTGGAAGCTCCTCGTTTTATGGGGGAAATTGAATTGCTTAATGAGGCGAGGTATACAAAGGGGATACAAACTGTTACCAAGACAATTTGTTACTCCATTACACAGGCATGTAAGGAAAAGTTACTTGTGGATGCCTTGTTTTTACGTAGACTTTGTGTGTTTCTAGGGGAAAAAGCCACGAACATGACATCTAAATATACACAAAATCAAGCATATCCGTTTGAGAATCGCTTAGCAGCCTTTATTCAATTATCTGCTGATCAAGGTGTCTATAAGGAAAAGCATACGGAAATCTGTGAGTATTTAGGGGTTTCTTATCGCCATTTATTATATGTATTGGCACAGTTTTGTGAAGAGAAGATATTAGAAAAACGTAAGACAGGCTACCATATTATTGATGAAAAGCGTCTTGCACAGTTGGCTCAGGAGATACAATAG
- a CDS encoding branched-chain amino acid ABC transporter permease — protein sequence MELFINLLINGLATGMLIFLLAAGLTLIFGLMDVLNFAHGGLFVWGAYAGIFTYMWTESFIVGIIGALVTGALLGLLTEKLIITPVYGNHIQQILITLGLMLVLQEFIKVVFGPNGVAVKTPSYLAGSWEFGDVIIIKYRLFIIVIGFVIFGVFQYMLKRTKIGLIVRAGVQDKEMAQALGIHIKRVFLYVFMVGAALAALSGMLMAPYSGVIYAEMGMEYAILGFIVVVIGGMGSFSGSLLAAILVGLAGSFMAYYVPVLSLAVNMILMASVLIFRPQGLFTMRKERTS from the coding sequence TTGGAGCTTTTCATCAATTTACTCATTAATGGCTTGGCAACAGGGATGTTGATATTTCTGCTGGCGGCAGGTTTGACGTTAATTTTTGGCTTAATGGATGTGTTGAATTTTGCGCATGGTGGATTATTTGTTTGGGGAGCCTATGCGGGAATCTTTACCTATATGTGGACAGAAAGCTTTATCGTAGGAATTATAGGTGCGCTTGTGACAGGTGCGTTACTTGGACTGCTTACAGAGAAATTGATTATTACGCCTGTTTACGGCAATCATATTCAGCAAATTTTAATTACGTTAGGGCTTATGCTCGTTTTGCAGGAATTCATCAAGGTGGTTTTTGGTCCAAATGGTGTGGCCGTAAAAACGCCGAGCTATTTAGCGGGAAGCTGGGAATTTGGTGACGTGATTATCATCAAATATCGCCTATTTATTATTGTTATAGGGTTTGTGATTTTTGGTGTTTTTCAATATATGCTGAAACGCACGAAGATTGGGTTGATCGTTCGAGCTGGTGTGCAGGATAAGGAAATGGCACAGGCTCTTGGTATTCATATTAAGCGTGTATTTCTATATGTCTTTATGGTGGGTGCGGCTCTTGCGGCACTTAGTGGAATGTTGATGGCTCCGTATTCGGGCGTCATCTATGCGGAGATGGGCATGGAGTACGCCATTTTAGGATTTATTGTCGTCGTCATTGGCGGAATGGGTAGTTTTTCAGGCTCATTGTTGGCTGCTATTTTAGTAGGGCTAGCAGGTAGCTTTATGGCTTATTATGTGCCTGTGCTATCACTAGCAGTCAATATGATTTTAATGGCCAGCGTTTTAATTTTCCGTCCACAGGGGCTGTTTACGATGCGAAAGGAGCGAACATCATGA
- a CDS encoding ABC transporter ATP-binding protein — translation MTTLLTLNEVHTHIGQYHILQGVNFEAREGQVSVLLGRNGAGKTTTLKTIMGLTPATNGEIAFRSHSIKKSPTYKVAKLGIGYVPENQGIFADLTVEENMKVAMYKEDTATLERQQYVLELFPDLKKFWKKAGGHLSGGQKQMLSMARAFINDSQLILIDEPSKGLAPIVVEKVMEAIMEMKKKTSIVLVEQNFMMASRIGDTYTLIDDGRTVNSGMMEDLIVNEELKRKYLGIG, via the coding sequence ATGACCACCTTACTGACATTAAATGAGGTTCACACGCATATCGGCCAATATCACATTTTGCAGGGAGTTAATTTTGAAGCGAGGGAGGGACAGGTTAGCGTACTGCTTGGACGAAATGGTGCAGGTAAAACAACGACCTTGAAAACAATTATGGGATTAACACCTGCGACAAATGGCGAAATCGCCTTTCGCTCCCACTCCATTAAAAAAAGCCCAACATACAAGGTGGCTAAATTAGGGATAGGTTATGTGCCTGAAAATCAAGGGATTTTTGCAGATTTAACGGTAGAGGAAAATATGAAGGTAGCCATGTATAAGGAAGATACTGCCACGTTAGAACGACAGCAATATGTGCTGGAGCTGTTTCCCGATTTGAAGAAGTTTTGGAAAAAGGCTGGCGGGCATTTATCAGGAGGGCAAAAGCAAATGCTGTCCATGGCAAGAGCCTTTATCAATGATAGCCAATTAATATTAATTGACGAGCCTTCCAAGGGGCTTGCGCCCATAGTGGTGGAGAAGGTGATGGAAGCGATTATGGAAATGAAAAAGAAAACGTCCATTGTTCTTGTTGAACAAAACTTTATGATGGCTAGCCGGATTGGTGATACCTATACTTTGATCGATGATGGCAGAACAGTAAATTCGGGCATGATGGAGGATTTGATTGTCAATGAAGAACTAAAACGCAAGTATTTAGGAATTGGATAA
- a CDS encoding ABC transporter ATP-binding protein has translation MEPILHTDNLTIQFGGHTAVDCVNFQMPEKHLKSIIGPNGAGKTTFFNLISGELKPTAGDVYFKGQSLAQKSAIERTRMGLGRSFQITNVFPNLTVLENVRLAVQSKEKIRYQLFRHYKSYKAITDKAEELLSLVLLDNKRDALTTMLSHGEKRKLEIAMLLALDTEILLLDEPTAGMSLEEVPTILEVIRTIKNQGNKTILLIEHKMDMILDLSDSIMVLFNGQLLADGSPVEIMNNDTVQQAYLGGLYDDHLTDIK, from the coding sequence ATGGAGCCAATACTACACACAGACAATTTAACGATTCAGTTTGGGGGACATACGGCGGTGGATTGCGTTAATTTTCAAATGCCTGAAAAGCATTTAAAGTCCATTATAGGGCCGAACGGTGCTGGGAAAACAACATTCTTTAATTTGATTAGTGGAGAGCTAAAACCAACTGCGGGTGATGTTTATTTTAAAGGGCAATCACTTGCCCAAAAGTCGGCCATCGAAAGAACACGTATGGGGTTGGGTCGATCCTTTCAAATCACGAATGTCTTTCCAAATTTAACGGTTCTCGAAAATGTTCGTTTAGCCGTGCAGTCAAAGGAAAAGATTCGTTATCAGCTATTTCGACACTACAAAAGCTATAAGGCGATTACCGACAAAGCGGAGGAGCTATTATCACTCGTTTTACTCGACAATAAACGGGACGCCCTGACAACGATGCTATCCCATGGAGAGAAAAGAAAGCTTGAGATTGCCATGCTACTTGCGTTGGATACGGAAATTCTGCTACTCGATGAACCAACAGCTGGTATGTCTTTAGAGGAAGTACCTACGATTTTAGAGGTCATTCGGACCATTAAAAATCAAGGGAATAAAACCATTCTGCTCATTGAACATAAAATGGATATGATTTTAGATTTATCGGATTCCATTATGGTGTTATTTAATGGTCAGCTACTAGCAGATGGTTCACCCGTGGAAATTATGAATAATGATACCGTACAACAAGCATATTTAGGAGGGCTGTACGATGACCACCTTACTGACATTAAATGA
- a CDS encoding BTAD domain-containing putative transcriptional regulator: MTDIIIQSKCMAPSPSTHCINRAALMKTLKKSHHHTCTFIHSGAGYGKTTILTQFLSNEANKFSWYSISEEDDNLLPFLRHLFFSIQRAVPNFGPTFDEWNQLSRFPKMEELNRWYKLFVNCLCSIEEPFLIVIDDFHLVDHVFSINYFMEKVIEFAPPAIHFIIASRTLPNWDIMRKLKLQKKWLVINEDELAFSTEEIAVFFEEYVDVHLSDAEMAKILEITEGWAISLSLLAEQWHHVSLDYWLMISPNDLFTYLSEEVYSRMTATEQETILKLAIFPTFSAELLEDFYGFEMAQMLNTLSQRHLFIQPVTTDGLYRFHALFSRFLEMKWRQHTSCYTDLHKQAAFYYMERHNIQAVLYHAFKTNDHDFCGELLQRHAEPLVRAGQFEWLLEKINRFTVQEKDTFYRLYYFDGECHRYRAYYERAKQSYDKCAMIAQQQQDHLFMTKSQAGLAHIYLDTIQPALAEPYLEKALELAKYTPLLKEELLELQRQYAENLVNLGKAKGAQLFMEDVALPADVMQRANVDVRVLLRTGQLREAKELLAQRLELPPQLVATHRESELLAAFVYALLGQGKEAWYAAQHGIRRGLREKSIFIEAVGYIRKAHALLLMDFPDYQGACQAYEKALTLLNAINISRVKAEPYMGLAIAKHYLGDIVAAKKYLALGLRETEQVQDAWMTGLILLAEVKIILSQQETERAKQLVRKAQQLFQECGDRNGLMHVLFYQSVIAFQENNRDQFHPYFQQFAQLCLANGYDYFLQRKMILGPSDRMIFYELLHFSQTGGVEHAAILALRSYFQVEDSINYPHDAIQINLFGSLSLIRAQRKLEDKEWQRDKSKELFVYLYCHRNRFTPKEEIAQALWPDRTVESLDRDFKVVLNTLLKVLEPQRHARQESFFIQRKNNMYQLQNIAFLQIDVERFHYYYNLGMEEFDPQLSDEWLLLAEASYPDALYAEKKQIDWLTQDREKLQFLYIEVLERLAQNATRQQQYKKAIHYAEKIIGEDALWEEGYRLLMYSYYQLQNRSLAYKWYEKCVQQLQSELNTTPMESTMAVYDLIMG, from the coding sequence ATGACAGATATTATTATTCAATCAAAATGTATGGCACCAAGTCCATCCACTCATTGTATCAATAGAGCCGCACTTATGAAGACATTAAAGAAGAGCCATCACCATACTTGTACATTTATTCATAGTGGTGCAGGGTATGGTAAAACGACCATCCTCACACAATTTCTCTCGAACGAAGCGAATAAATTTTCTTGGTATAGTATTTCCGAAGAAGATGATAATTTATTACCCTTTTTAAGACATCTTTTTTTTAGCATACAGCGAGCTGTGCCGAATTTTGGTCCTACATTCGATGAGTGGAATCAATTGTCACGCTTCCCTAAAATGGAGGAGCTGAATCGCTGGTATAAGCTTTTTGTCAATTGCCTATGTAGCATAGAGGAGCCATTTCTAATTGTCATTGATGATTTTCATTTAGTGGATCACGTCTTTTCAATTAATTATTTTATGGAGAAAGTTATTGAATTTGCTCCACCAGCGATTCATTTTATTATCGCATCTAGAACATTACCGAATTGGGATATTATGAGAAAATTAAAGCTGCAAAAGAAGTGGCTAGTGATCAACGAGGACGAGCTGGCCTTTTCAACTGAGGAAATTGCTGTTTTTTTTGAAGAATATGTAGACGTGCATTTATCCGATGCTGAAATGGCCAAGATATTGGAGATCACAGAAGGCTGGGCCATCAGTCTTTCCTTGTTAGCAGAGCAATGGCATCATGTTTCTTTAGATTATTGGCTAATGATTTCTCCGAATGATCTTTTCACCTATTTGTCAGAAGAGGTTTATAGTAGGATGACTGCAACGGAGCAAGAGACCATTTTAAAACTAGCTATTTTTCCTACATTTTCAGCGGAGCTATTGGAAGATTTTTATGGCTTTGAAATGGCACAAATGTTGAATACTTTATCACAGCGTCATTTATTTATCCAACCAGTGACAACAGATGGTTTATACCGCTTCCATGCTTTGTTTAGTCGGTTTTTAGAAATGAAATGGCGTCAGCATACAAGTTGTTATACGGACCTTCATAAACAAGCGGCATTCTATTATATGGAACGGCATAATATTCAAGCTGTGCTTTATCATGCCTTTAAAACGAATGACCATGATTTTTGTGGAGAGCTATTACAGCGTCATGCAGAGCCATTAGTACGTGCTGGACAATTTGAATGGTTATTAGAAAAAATCAATCGATTTACTGTACAAGAAAAAGATACATTTTATAGATTATATTATTTTGATGGCGAATGCCATCGCTACCGTGCTTATTATGAAAGGGCGAAACAATCCTACGACAAGTGTGCAATGATCGCACAGCAGCAGCAGGATCACCTATTTATGACAAAATCTCAAGCAGGTTTGGCACATATTTACTTAGACACTATACAGCCTGCATTAGCAGAGCCTTATTTAGAAAAAGCATTAGAGCTTGCCAAATATACCCCCTTACTAAAAGAGGAATTATTAGAACTTCAACGGCAATATGCTGAAAACTTAGTGAACTTAGGGAAGGCCAAGGGTGCACAGTTATTTATGGAGGACGTGGCATTGCCAGCGGATGTCATGCAACGAGCGAATGTGGATGTCCGAGTTTTACTACGGACTGGGCAATTACGAGAGGCGAAGGAATTATTAGCACAGCGCCTTGAATTGCCACCTCAGCTTGTGGCAACCCATCGTGAAAGTGAACTACTAGCAGCATTTGTCTATGCATTGTTAGGACAAGGAAAGGAAGCTTGGTATGCAGCCCAGCATGGGATACGCAGGGGGTTAAGAGAGAAGTCTATTTTTATAGAGGCGGTTGGTTATATCAGAAAAGCACATGCGCTACTATTAATGGATTTCCCAGATTATCAAGGGGCATGTCAAGCCTATGAAAAAGCGTTGACTTTATTGAATGCCATTAATATTTCTCGAGTTAAGGCCGAACCTTATATGGGGCTAGCGATTGCTAAACATTATTTAGGAGATATAGTAGCGGCTAAGAAATACTTGGCATTGGGCTTACGAGAAACCGAGCAAGTACAAGATGCTTGGATGACAGGCCTCATTCTTTTAGCGGAAGTGAAAATCATTCTCTCCCAGCAAGAAACAGAACGAGCGAAGCAATTAGTAAGGAAGGCACAACAACTATTTCAGGAATGCGGAGATCGCAATGGCTTGATGCATGTTCTATTCTATCAATCCGTTATCGCGTTTCAAGAAAATAATAGAGACCAATTTCATCCGTATTTTCAACAGTTTGCGCAATTATGTTTGGCAAATGGCTATGACTATTTTTTACAAAGGAAAATGATACTTGGTCCAAGTGATCGAATGATTTTCTATGAGCTATTGCATTTTAGCCAAACAGGAGGTGTGGAACATGCAGCCATTCTTGCATTACGAAGCTATTTTCAAGTGGAGGACAGTATCAATTATCCGCATGATGCAATACAAATCAATCTTTTTGGGAGTTTAAGTTTAATTCGAGCACAAAGAAAGCTCGAAGATAAAGAATGGCAACGTGATAAATCGAAGGAATTGTTCGTGTATCTATATTGTCATCGCAATCGTTTTACACCAAAGGAAGAAATAGCGCAGGCATTATGGCCAGACCGCACTGTCGAGTCTTTAGATCGGGATTTTAAAGTGGTCTTAAATACATTATTAAAAGTGTTGGAGCCACAACGACATGCAAGGCAGGAGAGCTTTTTTATTCAACGTAAGAATAATATGTATCAGTTGCAAAATATTGCCTTTCTCCAAATTGACGTGGAACGATTTCACTATTATTACAACCTAGGAATGGAGGAATTTGATCCACAGTTGTCCGATGAATGGCTACTGTTAGCGGAAGCGAGTTATCCAGACGCCTTATATGCAGAAAAAAAGCAAATCGACTGGCTTACTCAAGATCGCGAAAAGCTACAATTTTTATATATAGAAGTTCTAGAACGTTTGGCACAAAATGCCACAAGGCAGCAGCAATATAAAAAAGCCATCCACTATGCAGAGAAAATAATTGGAGAGGATGCACTATGGGAGGAGGGCTATCGCCTGCTTATGTACAGCTACTACCAACTCCAAAACCGTTCTCTAGCATACAAATGGTACGAAAAATGTGTACAGCAGTTACAGAGCGAATTAAATACAACCCCTATGGAGTCGACCATGGCTGTCTATGATTTAATTATGGGATAG